The sequence below is a genomic window from Chelonoidis abingdonii isolate Lonesome George chromosome 6, CheloAbing_2.0, whole genome shotgun sequence.
gaagggttcattagatcatctagtctgacctcctgaatgtcacaggccattaaatttcacccagttaccctgtATTGAGACTAATAACTAGGGCTTGGCTAAAACACATCTTGATTTGAAGtctccaagagatggagaatccaccactttcctttgTAGCTTGTTCCTCTGGCTAATCACGCTCACTGTGtgggttttattgttttttttaattgtgcctaatttgaatttgtctaggcTCTAACTTCTAGCCATGTgttcttgttatgtctttctcCACTGGATTATGGATCTTTTTATTACTCAGCactttctccccatgaaggttcTTAGACACTGTAATTAAGTCATCTTTCAATTTTTTTGATAACCtaaaatcagacttctgaaaggagtaccatagtctggaaaggttgagaaccactgagctaaacaGATTGAAATTTCACGGGCATTTTCTCCAgttctcaaataatttttgtggcttttttttctccaccttcttcaatttttccacatcctctttaAAACGTGGACATCAGAACTAACAGGGTATTCCAGTATCTGTTTCACCAGTGCTAAAATCACCTTCATACTCCCTTCACCCTCTATGTTCAGTTGTCTGTCCACTacaatttttaatcttttttcagtcactgctttccacGATGCAGTCCCCCGTTTTGTAGGTGTGGCCTGTGTTTCTTGTTCCTacatgtataactttgcatttggctgtattaaaataccTTTTGTTCAGATGGGCCCAGGTTACCAAGTGATACAGATGGCTCTATATGACTGTCCTGTCTCTATCATTATTCATCTCTTcgccaatctttgtgtcatctgtaaattacTTTTATCAATATGTCTTCAAACTCCTCTCTGGTTTTGTGCTGTATGAATTATTTTCTGAAGAGAAATCGGGGTGAGGATAACTATTCTGCTTCCTTTGAAAGAGTGTTCTTCTCCAGTGTTTTAACAGTATTCACTTCATCCTCACTAATCCAACCCACACCTTGATTCCCTTAACTTCTGAAATTTTGTTCTGAAGTTATTTAGTATACATACCACTGGGTTAGTTGTAAAGTTCAGAGTATGATCATATTTTCCCAATAACCATGTCTGACCGTTCACTTTCAAAGCATGTACATAAAGTCTACTTGGCTGTAACGTCTCCCTCAAAAAGGTGCTCATCTATGAGCTGTGTTCACTTGTTATGGGCATTTTAGTATATAgctattttaaatttttgttttttaatgtttgatGCTTATCTTATAAAATGCCTTTCTGCCTCTTAATCTCTAGTTTAACTATGTTGTTCTTTTTTCCACTTGCTAGAAGAACAAGTTGTACCCTAGAGAGTGGAACCGTGATGTGCAATATAGAGGCAGAGTGCGAGTTCAGCTCAAGCTGGAAGATGGCAACCCATGTTTACCTCAGTTTCCAACACGTGAGTGGAGTATTTGTTGAGGGGGTATGTGCAGTGAGAAAACTTGAGTAACTATATATTCTTACCTACTTAGAAAAAGTTAGTCTGTTGCCATAGTGtcagtctctctgtctcccacGCTAATGTAATTGTAACCAGTCTGTTAAAACATTAATAGAGAACTTTGTCATTATGCATTTTTAGATCCTACCATTTGAAACATTTGGCCACTATAAGCCATATAAACTGGTAGCTAAATGAGATGAGTCTGTTAGTGAGGAAGTGATTCTGTTTTAGAGTACAGTCTTCAGTCCTGTTTTTCCTTAGATGGTGCTTCATTCTCACTTTAAAAATTGGGAATTAAACATTCTTTTGCTACTTTAGTGTACTGTATTGTAGTAGAAGGTTTCTCtccaaaatcaaacaaaaatctGCTTTAAAACTACTATATTTCACTTAGTCTTTTCGTGTGTATACTGTTGTCATACCGCTGTTAAATTTCAATGCAGTTGATAAATTGATGTAGTAATCTGTTTGATATTGCAATTTTCTGTCTAAAATGCTCATAGGAAATCTAAAATACTAACTGGCCTAACTAAAGAAGCCTTGTTAATGTTGACAGGTAAGTGAGGAATTAGTGTGCAGAAAAGATAGGGGCAAAGACTAATCTACAGGGTGGGAGAACGAAAGTGCTGGAAACTACAAAGTGCTATTGATGGTATGATGGCCTCTTTAGCTCTACTGATCAGAAGGGGAAGCTAGAGCCTTGGAGTCTTCTGGTGGGAGCAAATAGTTGGATCAGCATCTTGCTCCCCTGTAGCATGTTTTGGTTGTCCAGCCACTTGTCCTTCTGAACTCCAGACTAGCCACAGATAGTTACAATATTAGCATGTCAAGTCCATATAAACAGAAAGCAATGTGGTGGCTTTTTTGAGGCTTGGTCTTCccctgcattgttacctgtgaaGCGAGTAACTGCTATGGGGaagtgaggggagggaagggggctgcacctcgtctgtctgtctgtgcaaGCTAGTCAGcccttctcaaactgtgggtcgcaaccccattttaatggggtcgccagggttggcattagacttgctggggccaaagcccgagctccaccacccagggctcAAGCCCAAGGGTAatagggctcaggttacaggccctctCTGGTttggcccctgtcctgggtgatgGGGCTTTGTCTTTGGCCCCCATGAGGGACAGTGAGGCTCGGGAAGgcccaggcttcagtcccccctcctgagGTCGTGTAGTAACTCttcttgtcagaagggggtcacaatGCAATGATGTtggagaacccctgagctagatcaTAATCTGATTAATAAAGAGCAACTCGATTCTTTGATTAGGTCCAAAATTACTGTGACTTTTCTCTAGGCTTGCTCTGGATTCCATTAGTTCTAATGATTCAGTTTAAAACTGTTCTGCACAAGTTCCCCCAGCAAGCACTGAGTGCCCTACTTCCAGAGAGCACCCAGTATCCTACCCATACAGGGGAaagaagcagagctgggactttTATCCAACTTGACAGGGGTTCCAGGTAGGCCCTAACATTAGCTAGGGATTCTAATGTTCAGAGTGTTACAAATGTTCATATAAATTAACCCTTGCCTTTTGTTTCTAGGTAAATCGGTGATGCTGTATGCAGCAGAAACAATTCCCAAACTGAAAACAAGGACACAGAAAATGGGAGGTAGTGACCAAAATctccagccaggagagggaggcaaaaaaggcaaagggaagaagaagaagtgAGCCTGTCACTGGCATAATTGTTACTTTATATAGTCATTCTGCGACAAATATGGATGGACGTTACCATTTGTGAATCTGAACTGAGATATGAAAACAAGAAAACTGGTGAAGCTGTACAGAATTGTCTTCAATTTTTTACTGAAATGGAATGCATGTATTGTGCCTGCCATTGTGTAACAGTATTCACAGAACTCCCAAATCCAAAGGTAGCAGCTAGTTTAAAAGTTACAAACAATGTAGACAATTTGAGGATGGAAATACGATTCTTTTCATGGATAAATATGCAGTTGTTTGGCTTTCAAAATAAGAACAAAGTCTATTTTATGCAGAATGGATATTTGAAGTTGATTGTTTTAGTATAAAATGTATCTATGCTGATAAAGATAGATTTGTCTTAAGTCTGGACCCTATGTATCACTGTACTAGGAAAATTTACAAAAGTTATCATTACTctgtacatttcatttttaatcattCATAAATGTTAAGTCTAATAAAGGtggcaaaaacaaattttgaaaatccagttgtataaaatactttattCAGAGCTTCatcactgttttttcccccagagtCCTATTTGAAGAGAAGATATGTTCTACATCTCACTCCATTAAAAGCTTGTGGCTGGCTGCATTCTACTGTGGGATAGGATGTCAGACTCTCTTATGCTGCCATGGATATGAGAAAGGGCTTACTGACTTTAATGTACTTTCATCTTTAAAAAGTACCATCTATCTTCATTCTTACAATCAGATATGGGAAACAACTTTATTAATCTCATCATAGACAaatatctgtttttgttttgttttgttagagGTGCGTATTGCCTTGGTGGGGAAAAGTTCACTTGGTGCAGAAGCTTAAGCTGATCTGGATTCATCAGCTGTGGGGTGTAGGATAGAATAAGGAAGACTCTTGGAAGGAAGGGCCTCGCAGAGAGTAAAAAGTGCACTTTGTAAGTTCCAGAGGAAGAGATGGTTTGTGAGCACGAAGGGGGAGAGATTGGAGAGGAAAGAGCAGAGCCTGTTCAATAAGGGATCTCATGTAGGTCTTTTTCCTCCACTTACATGTTGAGTGAACCTCCATGTTTATTAAATAATCATTCTGTCTCTGTTCAGGAGAACTCTAAATGAGAATATAGTTCTGGTTAATGTGTTTACAGGCACTGGAAACTGATCAGTTTTATTTATATACCTGTACGTAAATTGTGATATTTAGGATGATattcttctcttccctcctgcacGTTTTCCCTGACATGCATCTTTTATGTGGTAGCTGTTTAAGCAGTGTTAAAATATATGGAGTGTTAGATTTGACTGTGATGGATTATAAAATCACAAGGATATGCTCACTTAATTTCAGTTCCTATCTCACTGACCTTGCAGTCCATCTCAGCCAGGGATTACTAACGTGTGTGTGTACCACTGTGAGGGATCAAAATGCCTGGTTGTAGGGGGGGAGGTTAATTCTGGATAGCATAAAGACAAGCCCCACAAGAATTTCAGAGGGTAATCTTCAACTTTTATTAAAACATAGCTAATGTATGATATACTGTGCAAAACAATGCGAGTGTCTCCAATTTGACTCATTAATGTAGTAttgaggttttgggttttttttaaagctgcttacAAAAAATACATAAAGCACTGGCCCTGAAAAGTGATATGACAGTTGTTTTATGGTAGGTTTTGACACTGGGTTTGGAAAATTTGGGAAAGTAGATGCTATATTATACACTTGCTATACAGTCATTGCTTTTTCTGTTGTAAGCAGTTGAAATACAGCTAGGTATTTAGTGTGATAGCTGATTAGTATTTTCTCTATGGGGGTAAAGTGTATGCTAGGACATTCTCTGTCATGAAAATATAGCTATAGTATCTTAGAGTCTCCATGCAGATTTTAGTTTTTATATTACCTGTTTCTTCTGCTCTGTAATTCAGTGTCTTGATAGCTCTTTGGATATCTTACCTGCAGGTGGCATGGGGAATTACTGACACTTTCTGGAATCAGTGCCAGTGGAGTGGCTGTTACTTTGGGCAATCTGGACTGATAACACTTAATTTCCTATATAGTCTTCTAATTGGGAACATAATTATTTTTCTGTAACAGTTGAAATCTGTCATGACTACTTTTAGATTTTGCACAACTGCAAAGGGTGAGAATTTTCACTTACTAACTACACAATACATACTTACACATTAATTACACTGTTTCATCCTTGTTGCAGCTGtgcaaatttcaaaaattcatgaCAAAACTAGAGTTGGATAGCCAAAGGTACTATGGAGTTCATCCAGGGTAACGGCAATAACTCACAAGGCTAGCTGCATTAAAGGGGCCTGAAGGCCACAGAAGGAAATCagttgggggggtgagggggcgtTATGTggttattttaaaactttgaatTATAGAGGCTCTCTGTGTGAGCCATGCATGCATAATCTACTGTGAATTATTCGTGGAGAATCTGTTTGTAAACATACACTGAGATTTCCAAAAGTAACAGCTAAAGAAGCAAGCTGCATCTATATTGAATGCTTGAACGTGAACTGATGGAAGCCTTACCACGTGAATGCTATGTGGTTGGGACACTGTAGGTGTATGTCTGGCTGAGCAGGATGATGGTAAACATGGGGTGCAGTCAGTGGCATGCTCTCCTAGGCAGTGGCAAATGTGGCAGGGATTATTACTTTAGTCACCGTTAACTTCCATTCTGTACTTTATATGTCTTTAGAAAGGGTGGGGTTATGCAGTTGCAATGGGGGAGTGAATGGCAGTATAATTACACATCATGCTAGAAAGGAAGAGGGGAGACATGGCATTTGTGCCCCAAATACTGGGGCTCAACACTGTGCTATACCTTCTTCCCCCCTCCTGGTAGCTCCTGTCCACTGTTGAGGAGGGATTGACTTTGGTTTTCTGCAAAATGAAAGCCCCAGGAACATTGTCCTTCCTGCACGTAACTttctaagaggaaaaaaagataatCTGGCACCAGGGTTTTGATATGTAAAGGCTAAGTGAGGTTCCTACCTAATTCTTATCCTTGTGAACAAAACTTGAATGTTCAAATTTAGGcaattggtattttaaaaaatgtatgagGTTAAATACTGATCGGGTGTGGATCTGCTGTTCATAGTGGCCAAGAGTACAATTCAACCTCTATTTTGGTGTACTGTCAGgataaataaaagcattttaattaCATTGCCACCTTGGTTATTAAATGCAGTAAATATGttgtaaaacaaaattaatccaTGTTGAGATGGATACTTTGCAATGACCATACTGTAATGCTTTCACAGAGGTGACTGACCTCATAACCCCCTAAACTGATTTGATTAAATGAAACTACCCAAACATTGTTCAAAGTTGCTAGGTACAAAACTGGCTGCAcctttcagaggggtagctgtgttagtctgtatcagcaaaaacaacaaggagtccttgtggcaccttagagcctaacaaatttatttgggcataagctttcatgggctataacccacttcatcagatgcatggagcggaaaatacagtaggcaggtataaatataccaTAGATAAAAAGTTGGGAGTTGCCGTACTGGGTGGGtgatcagtgctaatgaggccaattcaattagggtggatgtggctcatttccaacagttgacaagaagggggtcaatatcaacagagggaaaattagtttttgtagtgctaacaagaaattgcagaactggaattaatttgtaaacgtgacaccatcaaattaggcctaaataaagactgggaatggctgggtacCTGagtattgtattttccactccatgcatctgatgaagtggatcatagcccaccaaagcttatgtccaaataaatttgttcatctctaaggtgccccaaggactccGCTTGTTGTTTTGGCTACACCTTGTACCTAACAGCTGGTGTTTAGAGAATTAAACAGCTGACAGTGTTTTAGGCTTTAGGTTATTCTTCACTCACAAATAAGTTTAGGAAAGTGTTATGTATAAAGTGGCTTAAGAGCAGCTGCTGTGTGTGAAGACAAGTTTAACATGAGTGATCCAACCACCATAAATTGTTTCAGGAGCATCTTGAAGTTAAACTTTGACCCTCTTTTCTGTGAGTTGAAACAGATTAGCCTGTAATTTTCTGGTCTCTAGGCTTCAGTTTTGAACAACTTTTCAAATGCTAAGAGCTGTAAAAGACAGCGAAGGCATCAGACTGTTAGGGGATACTGATCCTAAAACCTActggtctttttgtttgtttgttctccttTCCCATGACATCCTTCTCAGGCAGAATGGAAATTTCAATAAACATGCTCCGCTCGTATGTAATGGAATCTCAGACTCTCCTAGATTTCAACAACAACTTCTCTTaataaatatttggaataaaatgtCAGTCACTACaaaaaaatacagtgaaactTGGACAAGAGACCACACTTAGTGAAACACCTCTTGTTTTATGAGCATGgcttaatttaaatgttttcatcATCCTTTCCACATCATCGTGTACATAAGGCAGCAGTTAAATGGCACCAATCATCTCTAACCTAGCTCATTTTTCCAGGGCTTCTATACTTAGATCTAATGATACTGCTTTACCCCTTATTGTGCTATGCAGTGTGCCTTTAGGGTAACAGCCTTTGTCTATTGCCTGGGGTCCCCAAAGAAATACTTATTTAGGAAGCCTGTTTTGGGGCAGAGCCagcactaggcataagcagactaaacaattgctTAGAACCCTGAGCAACTCCTGAGGGGCCccctatttgctttttattatggggggggggttaaTGCCAAAAATATTGCTACTTAGGGCCCCCAGTGGGCAAATACCTCTGAAAGATGTTCTATATAAGTCCATCCCTTCTTAGGGACAGCTTTGTCTGTAGGGGTGAATCTAAACTGAGTAAGTATGATTCTGTTCTGCCTTTTTATTAGAGGGCCACCCCTATTTAAACAACCAATTTGTCAATTAAGATGGATTGCACTGTATTCATAGCGAATATAGCTTTTTACTTTATAGGTAAGGACATAGTGCAGTTGTTTGGTTCAATAGCATAATAGATGTCTACAAAATTTACTCCTCAAGTTGTTACagctggctgggagggggaagaacttCTCCAGATATTTTCCTCTCAGTTGTGAAAAACTGAACGA
It includes:
- the SRP19 gene encoding signal recognition particle 19 kDa protein isoform X3 gives rise to the protein MAWAATSPADKERFICIYPAYLNNKKTIAEGRRIPMDKKNKLYPREWNRDVQYRGRVRVQLKLEDGNPCLPQFPTRKSVMLYAAETIPKLKTRTQKMGGSDQNLQPGEGGKKGKGKKKK
- the SRP19 gene encoding signal recognition particle 19 kDa protein isoform X1; translation: MAWAATSPADKERFICIYPAYLNNKKTIAEGRRIPMDKAIENPTSTEIQDVCAAVGLNVLVEKNKLYPREWNRDVQYRGRVRVQLKLEDGNPCLPQFPTRKSVMLYAAETIPKLKTRTQKMGGSDQNLQPGEGGKKGKGKKKK
- the SRP19 gene encoding signal recognition particle 19 kDa protein isoform X2; amino-acid sequence: MRFICIYPAYLNNKKTIAEGRRIPMDKAIENPTSTEIQDVCAAVGLNVLVEKNKLYPREWNRDVQYRGRVRVQLKLEDGNPCLPQFPTRKSVMLYAAETIPKLKTRTQKMGGSDQNLQPGEGGKKGKGKKKK